The following are from one region of the Stanieria sp. NIES-3757 genome:
- a CDS encoding 4-diphosphocytidyl-2C-methyl-D-erythritol kinase: MHSYNLIAPAKINLYLEIIGDRPDGFHELVMILQSIELADKIHIKPSNTEDIRLHCNHPQVPTDQSNLAYRAVKLICDTFPDVYANYGGVELTIEKNIPVAAGLAGGSTNAAAILVGLNLMWQLGLTQPELQDLAAQLGSDIPFCLCGGTAIATGRGEKLDSIKNINNLWVVLAKYKNLSVSTPWAYQTYRQHYGKSYISDPEEIKSRRAEVHSSPLFKAISHQNGSEIGKLLYNDLEKVVLPNYPQVEQLRSSFAELGVLGTMMSGSGPTVFALCESERQAQQVKQQVRAKITDPELNFWVTKLSSGGIQLA; encoded by the coding sequence ATGCATTCTTATAATTTAATTGCACCTGCTAAAATCAATCTTTATCTAGAAATAATTGGCGATCGCCCTGATGGATTTCATGAGCTAGTTATGATTCTGCAAAGTATTGAACTAGCCGACAAGATTCACATCAAACCTAGTAATACTGAAGATATTCGTCTTCATTGTAATCATCCTCAAGTCCCTACAGACCAATCTAATTTAGCTTATCGGGCTGTTAAACTAATCTGCGATACTTTTCCCGATGTTTATGCCAATTATGGTGGTGTAGAGCTAACGATTGAAAAAAATATTCCTGTCGCAGCAGGTTTAGCTGGGGGTTCTACGAATGCAGCAGCCATTTTAGTAGGACTTAATCTGATGTGGCAATTAGGTTTAACTCAGCCAGAATTACAAGACTTAGCAGCGCAATTAGGTTCAGATATTCCCTTTTGTCTTTGTGGAGGAACTGCGATCGCAACTGGTCGAGGAGAAAAACTAGACTCGATTAAAAACATCAACAACTTATGGGTTGTACTAGCTAAATATAAAAATTTGAGTGTTTCTACTCCTTGGGCTTATCAAACCTATCGCCAGCATTACGGTAAATCTTACATTTCCGATCCAGAGGAAATCAAATCCCGTCGGGCAGAAGTTCATTCTAGTCCCTTATTTAAAGCAATTTCTCACCAAAATGGTTCAGAAATAGGTAAACTTCTGTACAATGACCTAGAAAAAGTTGTTTTACCCAACTATCCTCAAGTAGAGCAATTAAGAAGCTCTTTTGCTGAATTGGGTGTTTTAGGAACTATGATGTCAGGTTCAGGGCCTACTGTGTTTGCCCTCTGTGAATCAGAACGACAAGCCCAGCAGGTGAAACAGCAAGTAAGAGCAAAAATAACTGACCCAGAGTTAAATTTTTGGGTTACTAAACTTTCTAGCGGTGGAATTCAGCTAGCTTAA
- a CDS encoding hypothetical protein (4Fe-4S ferredoxin, iron-sulphur binding, conserved site), whose translation MPVTYRLAKDFNVAANIIRAQVAPNQIGTLVVELLGDIDEIEAAVEWMRSQGIEVSSASGEIVIDFDSCVHCGLCTGVCPTQALTLEPETFKLKFWRSRCVVCEQCIPTCPVAAISTNL comes from the coding sequence ATGCCAGTCACCTACCGACTAGCAAAAGATTTTAATGTAGCTGCTAATATTATCCGCGCTCAAGTAGCACCAAATCAAATCGGTACTTTGGTAGTAGAACTTTTAGGAGATATTGATGAAATAGAAGCAGCAGTAGAATGGATGCGATCGCAAGGAATTGAAGTTTCTTCTGCTAGTGGAGAGATTGTGATTGACTTTGATAGTTGCGTTCATTGTGGTTTATGTACTGGTGTCTGTCCAACTCAAGCCTTAACTCTCGAACCCGAAACTTTTAAACTCAAATTTTGGCGATCGCGTTGTGTCGTCTGCGAACAGTGTATTCCTACTTGTCCTGTTGCTGCTATTTCTACTAATTTATAA
- a CDS encoding Thioredoxin domain protein, with the protein MNPNPSESPTNNNSRLRNIVLAITAIALSISLFFSSQTQTSANSLETQAQKSTALEVALGNGKPTLTEFYADWCNSCQAMAEDLAAVKQKYQDRVNFVMLNVDNTKWLPEILRYQVDGIPHFVFMNQTGDAIAEAIGEQPRPILEANLDALVAQNPLPYAHSTGQVSQVDRSISAAKNSKDDPRSHSAQVQE; encoded by the coding sequence ATGAATCCCAATCCTTCCGAATCTCCTACTAATAATAATAGTCGTCTCAGAAATATTGTACTTGCTATTACAGCGATCGCTTTAAGTATTAGTCTCTTTTTTAGTTCACAAACTCAAACTAGTGCAAACTCCTTAGAAACTCAAGCACAAAAATCAACTGCTTTAGAAGTAGCTCTAGGTAATGGTAAACCAACTCTGACTGAATTTTATGCTGATTGGTGTAATAGTTGTCAGGCAATGGCTGAAGATTTAGCAGCAGTTAAACAAAAATATCAAGATAGGGTCAATTTTGTCATGCTCAATGTTGACAATACCAAATGGTTACCTGAAATACTACGTTATCAAGTTGATGGCATTCCTCATTTCGTTTTTATGAATCAAACAGGAGATGCGATCGCAGAAGCTATTGGCGAACAACCACGTCCAATTTTAGAAGCTAATTTAGATGCCTTAGTTGCTCAAAATCCTCTTCCTTATGCTCATTCTACTGGTCAAGTTTCTCAAGTAGATCGTTCTATCTCAGCAGCGAAAAATAGCAAAGACGATCCTCGGAGTCATTCTGCACAAGTTCAAGAATAA
- a CDS encoding short-chain dehydrogenase/reductase SDR: protein MTISADQIPAQSQERKPGLESEMQPQPQYDRDDYQGSGKLRDKVALITGGDSGIGRSVAVLYAKEGADVAIVYLDEHEDAEKTKSLVEAQGRKCLLIPGDISGEKFCREAVEKTVKELGKLDILVNNAAEQYLEDAETLEDIDSARLGSIFSTNIFSMFYFAKAAIPHLKEGSSIINTTSINAYKGNAALLSYSTTKGAILAFTRSLSQSLLKKGIRVNGVAPGPIWTPFIPDAFDAEKVKGFGKQVPMQRPGQTVEVATSFVFLASDDSSYFAGQVLHPNGGVVVGG from the coding sequence ATGACTATTTCCGCAGATCAAATTCCCGCACAATCACAAGAAAGAAAACCAGGATTAGAATCTGAGATGCAACCTCAGCCTCAGTATGACCGCGATGATTATCAAGGTAGCGGAAAACTACGGGATAAAGTAGCTTTAATTACTGGTGGTGATAGTGGTATCGGACGTTCTGTAGCTGTACTCTATGCTAAAGAAGGTGCTGATGTAGCGATTGTTTATTTAGATGAGCATGAAGATGCAGAAAAAACTAAATCTTTAGTAGAAGCACAAGGAAGAAAATGTTTGTTAATTCCTGGTGATATTAGCGGTGAAAAGTTTTGTCGTGAAGCAGTAGAAAAAACAGTTAAAGAGTTAGGTAAACTTGATATTTTAGTTAACAATGCTGCTGAACAATACCTGGAAGATGCTGAAACTTTAGAAGATATAGATTCGGCGCGTTTGGGAAGTATCTTTAGTACCAATATTTTTTCCATGTTTTATTTCGCTAAAGCTGCTATTCCTCATCTTAAAGAAGGTAGTTCAATTATCAACACTACTTCAATTAACGCCTACAAAGGTAATGCTGCATTATTAAGCTACTCTACTACTAAAGGCGCAATTTTAGCTTTTACTCGTTCCTTGTCTCAATCTCTTTTGAAAAAAGGTATTCGTGTTAATGGTGTTGCTCCCGGCCCAATTTGGACACCTTTTATTCCTGATGCTTTTGATGCCGAAAAAGTTAAAGGTTTCGGTAAGCAAGTACCAATGCAACGCCCTGGACAAACTGTAGAAGTTGCTACTAGTTTTGTTTTTCTAGCTTCAGATGATTCTTCTTACTTTGCTGGACAGGTATTACATCCTAACGGCGGTGTAGTTGTGGGTGGATAA
- a CDS encoding response regulator receiver modulated diguanylate cyclase produces the protein MKAESKLIQGEILVVDDQPDNLLLLSTMLTMEGYQVREVISGKLALRVVKATLPDLILLDINMPEMSGYEVCQQLKADSDTKDIPIIFVSASHYALDKVKAFNCGGNDYITKPFQMEEVSVRIKNQLAIRRLQVELTAKNTDLENEIRHRQKIEGELLKLNQQLKILATVDGLTKVANRYYFDEMFEREWRQSNREKSSLSLILCDVDFFKNYNDYFGHQAGDLCLKQVAQAISEVVQRPMDLVARYGGEEFVVLLPQTPAASALQLAEKIRHKVHKLNLYHPLSATSDRVSLSLGVAGIVASSKHSKEQFLAIADQALYQAKQLGRNRVILGSLS, from the coding sequence ATGAAGGCGGAATCAAAACTCATCCAAGGAGAGATTTTGGTAGTTGACGATCAACCAGACAATTTACTATTGCTCTCAACAATGCTAACTATGGAAGGATATCAGGTTAGAGAAGTTATTAGTGGGAAATTAGCTCTGCGAGTTGTCAAAGCAACGCTACCAGACTTAATTTTACTAGATATTAATATGCCTGAAATGAGTGGTTATGAAGTTTGTCAACAGCTTAAAGCTGACTCAGATACCAAAGATATTCCCATTATTTTTGTTAGTGCTTCTCATTACGCTTTAGATAAAGTCAAAGCTTTTAATTGTGGTGGTAATGACTATATTACTAAACCCTTTCAAATGGAAGAAGTTTCCGTAAGAATCAAAAATCAATTAGCAATTCGTCGTCTCCAAGTCGAATTAACTGCTAAAAATACTGATTTAGAAAATGAAATTCGCCATCGTCAGAAAATTGAAGGTGAATTATTAAAACTCAATCAACAACTCAAAATTTTAGCTACCGTAGATGGTTTAACTAAAGTTGCCAATCGCTATTATTTTGATGAAATGTTTGAAAGAGAATGGCGACAATCTAATCGAGAAAAATCTTCTTTGTCTTTAATTTTGTGTGATGTAGATTTTTTTAAGAACTATAACGATTATTTTGGTCATCAAGCAGGAGATCTCTGTTTAAAACAGGTAGCTCAAGCTATATCTGAAGTAGTACAACGTCCTATGGATTTAGTTGCGCGTTATGGAGGCGAAGAATTTGTTGTGCTTCTACCTCAGACACCGGCAGCAAGTGCTTTACAATTAGCAGAAAAAATCCGCCACAAAGTTCATAAACTTAACCTTTACCATCCTCTCTCTGCTACAAGCGATCGCGTGTCTCTAAGTCTTGGAGTAGCTGGAATTGTCGCTAGTTCAAAACATAGTAAAGAACAATTTTTAGCCATTGCCGATCAAGCACTTTATCAAGCTAAACAACTAGGTCGTAATCGAGTAATTTTAGGCTCATTATCTTAA
- a CDS encoding response regulator receiver sensor signal transduction histidine kinase yields MDDKLTKDSKGEILVVDDYPDNLFLLCTFLTQEGYKIHSVLDGKQAIEQAQALIPDLILLDIRLPDLDGYKVCWQLKANPLTREIPVIFLSALDEAIDKVKAFQVGGVDYISKPFQLLEVIARVENQLNLTRLRQQIVDQTEILATLNQSLETKVRERTLELQQTNSQLLQVKEELRQSLIKEKEISNFKSHIIRTIEHEFLTPLTKIFSSADLLQHSYNQLKKHQREQIFFRLQEAVREIKFLFDQILFVELKDLEQGKYSHAVFDLVDFCTKITEELNTKTKPEHYIKFSCNQKLIEGKWNEKILRQILKNLLENALKYSPENSFVCFQLIEESHQIKFIIEDRGIGIPLADRDRLYKQFYRGSNVDNLRGTGLGLTIVKQCVDLYGGQINFVSEINIGTTFTIIFPLIQD; encoded by the coding sequence ATGGATGATAAATTAACCAAAGATTCAAAAGGAGAGATTTTAGTAGTTGATGACTATCCAGATAATTTATTTCTTTTATGTACTTTTTTAACTCAAGAAGGATATAAAATACATAGTGTTCTTGATGGTAAACAAGCAATCGAACAAGCTCAAGCTCTTATACCAGATCTGATTTTGCTTGATATTCGGCTTCCAGATCTTGATGGTTATAAAGTTTGTTGGCAGCTAAAAGCAAATCCTCTTACTCGTGAAATTCCAGTAATTTTTTTGAGTGCTTTAGATGAAGCTATTGATAAGGTCAAAGCTTTTCAGGTAGGAGGAGTAGATTATATTTCAAAACCCTTTCAATTATTAGAAGTAATTGCTCGAGTGGAAAATCAGTTAAATTTAACTAGACTACGGCAGCAAATTGTTGACCAAACAGAAATTTTAGCCACACTAAACCAAAGTCTAGAAACTAAAGTTAGGGAGCGGACTTTAGAACTACAACAAACAAATTCCCAATTACTTCAGGTAAAAGAAGAATTACGACAATCACTGATTAAAGAAAAAGAAATTAGTAATTTTAAGAGTCATATTATTCGTACTATTGAACACGAATTTCTTACTCCTTTGACTAAAATATTTTCATCAGCAGATCTTCTTCAACATTCTTATAATCAACTCAAAAAACATCAACGAGAACAAATTTTTTTTCGACTTCAAGAAGCAGTCAGAGAAATTAAATTTTTATTTGACCAGATTCTTTTTGTTGAATTAAAAGATTTAGAGCAAGGGAAATACTCCCATGCCGTATTTGATTTAGTGGATTTTTGCACCAAAATTACAGAAGAATTAAATACAAAAACTAAACCAGAACATTACATTAAGTTTAGTTGTAATCAAAAATTGATTGAAGGCAAATGGAATGAAAAAATTTTAAGGCAAATCTTAAAAAATCTCTTAGAAAATGCCCTTAAATATTCTCCTGAAAATAGTTTTGTTTGTTTTCAACTGATAGAAGAAAGCCATCAAATTAAATTTATCATTGAAGATCGAGGAATTGGAATTCCTTTAGCCGATCGCGATCGCTTGTATAAACAATTTTATCGTGGTAGCAATGTAGATAATCTTAGAGGGACAGGTTTGGGTTTAACAATTGTTAAACAATGCGTTGATTTATATGGTGGTCAAATCAATTTTGTTAGTGAAATTAACATCGGCACAACTTTTACGATCATCTTTCCCTTGATCCAAGATTAA
- a CDS encoding ATPase, E1-E2 type, translating into MNYQPDHKNLIVQSIYAGCRNYQVNGSDYNPEGKIFEVSVQESKCWLLNASKLYSKIALRECLIAGILCNNSYLEKKEGQWIVFGDPSEGASIAAGSKAKLHQSHLRQLKPKLDLLPFDSKFQYMATLHRDFDGKTIYLKGSVNAVLSRTQKMLDCSGEIIPLNSKLIKLEAKSMKKEGLKVFAFAKKLVSTETLALERTQLKSGFIFLGLQGMY; encoded by the coding sequence ATGAACTATCAGCCAGATCATAAGAATTTAATTGTTCAATCCATTTATGCAGGATGTCGAAATTATCAAGTTAATGGATCAGATTACAATCCAGAAGGAAAAATTTTTGAAGTTTCAGTTCAAGAATCAAAATGTTGGTTGTTAAATGCCTCAAAATTATACTCAAAAATCGCTCTACGAGAATGTTTGATAGCAGGTATTTTATGCAATAACTCTTATTTAGAAAAAAAAGAAGGGCAATGGATTGTGTTTGGAGATCCTAGCGAGGGAGCTTCAATTGCTGCGGGAAGCAAAGCTAAATTACATCAGTCTCATTTGAGACAGTTAAAACCTAAACTAGATCTTCTTCCCTTTGACTCAAAGTTTCAATACATGGCAACTTTGCATCGAGATTTTGATGGCAAAACTATCTATCTTAAAGGTTCAGTAAATGCTGTTTTGTCTCGCACTCAAAAAATGCTCGATTGCAGTGGTGAAATAATACCTCTCAACTCTAAATTAATTAAACTAGAAGCAAAATCTATGAAAAAAGAGGGCTTAAAAGTTTTTGCTTTTGCTAAGAAGCTAGTCTCGACAGAAACATTGGCACTAGAACGTACCCAGCTTAAAAGTGGGTTTATTTTTTTAGGATTACAAGGGATGTATTGA